From one Drosophila subpulchrella strain 33 F10 #4 breed RU33 chromosome 3L, RU_Dsub_v1.1 Primary Assembly, whole genome shotgun sequence genomic stretch:
- the LOC119553672 gene encoding protein bunched, class 2/F/G isoform isoform X15 has protein sequence MSASAVEVNGNVPPVEFHMREHMVQAGVAPFPGAPAGYAAAPNPAAAAVAAAAAAQQQQQAQQQQQQQQQQQQAAQQQQQQQQVAGGPPTAADSLSMAVAAAAAKQAADPVTQMKTGNGEAAGSANNNNNNNTAGAAGAPGSAGGLTTEYSTGCGGGGASTANPVVVATSVSDVVNASLYMQQKTNLSTQTQTQYDYGYEYNGTRTSLAEPRVPGPIPHPLPLTNGHAMDMDQVQQPPEHQQHLQSSLPPQNVLSISTVLIANEAADSQQSSAMPNSGGGNTGGGGGGGGTPNSPLSSSPSSVAASQAGGCGLALNGSATEGSMSGDTSPVASGEPLLQTPPSLQQQQQQQQQQQQQQQPLLCSSPTSMQSAGTSVTGSSIASGTLAATSSSGVGLLPTTGLDSIANGGAAGCAVVPASTSQVIAHLNAAAAAASGIMSPTASVASSLSSALVPAQSVAVATLDAKSQPKRLHVSNIPFRFRDPDLRAMFGQFGTILDVEIIFNERGSKGFGFVTFANSNDAERARERLHGTVVEGRKIEVNNATARVQTKKVTTVPNVVLTKDGAIPAPALVCVQWPEGYRLPVAWPFLGAPVGAGAPALTHLQLPVSMQMAQAPQAVASGTAASSATAAAAAAHAAAAAAATPIMLAPRPPHTAVQAAATTAATTRRSVYYDPFLAAAASADPNLRFQAAKPVTEVPAAQPAAILNRRTVTTLNSNPHTINRIPVPQNVLATAPLLKTPLSQAQQQAYATAATTYTAVAARAYGAAAAAAAQPALGYATVAGYAREYADPYLGHGIGPVPGYGATMYRGGFNRFTPY, from the exons CACATGGTGCAGGCGGGCGTGGCGCCTTTCCCGGGCGCTCCGGCCGGCTATGCCGCTGCACCGAATCCCGCTGCAGCGGCTGTTGCAGCAGCTGCCGccgcccagcagcaacagcaggcccaacaacaacaacagcagcagcagcaacagcagcaggcggcccaacagcagcagcaacaacaacaggtGGCCGGAGGACCGCCCACCGCTGCCGACAGTTTGTCAATGgcggtggcggcggcggctgcCAAACAGGCTGCCGATCCAGTGACCCAAATGAAAACGGGTAATGGCGAGGCCGCAGGATctgccaacaacaacaataataacaacacAGCTGGGGCGGCAGGAGCGCCAGGATCCGCCGGAGGATTGACCACAGAATATTCAACTGGCTGTGGGGGCGGCGGTGCATCAACGGCCAATCCGGTGGTGGTGGCCACCAGTGTTTCCGACGTTGTCAATGCCTCGCTGTACATGCAACAGAAG ACAAATCTGTCAACACAAACACAGACACAGTACGACTATGGGTACGAGTACAATGGAACCAGAACCAGCCTTGCAGAACCAAGAGTCCCAGGTCCCATTCCGCATCCACTTCCACTGACAAATGGACATGCCATGGACATGGACCAAGTGCAGCAGCCACCAGAACACCAGCAGCATCTGCAATCATCGCTGCCCCCACAAAATGTGCTCAGCATA TCCACAGTATTGATCGCCAATGAGGCAGCAGATTCACAACAGAGCTCCGCCATGCCCAATTCTGGAGGCGGTAATactggcggcggcggcggaggcGGTGGCACGCCCAATTCACCGCTCAGCAGCTCCCCGTCCAGCGTAGCAGCCTCGCAGGCGGGCGGATGCGGACTGGCCCTGAACGGCAGTGCCACCGAGGGCAGTATGTCCGGGGACACATCGCCGGTGGCCAGTGGTGAACCGCTCCTGCAGACGCCGCCCTCCCtccaacaacagcagcagcagcaacagcagcagcagcagcaacagcaaccgcTCCTGTGCAGCAGTCCCACATCGATGCAATCGGCTGGCACTTCGGTGACAGGCAGCTCGATAGCATCCGGCACATTGGCGgccaccagcagcagcggcgTTGGACTCTTGCCCACCACCGGATTGGACAGTATCGCCAATGGTGGTGCAGCCGGCTGTGCCGTGGTGCCGGCCAGCACATCGCAGGTGATCGCCCACCTGAATGCAGCCGCCGCAGCGGCCAGCGGCATCATGTCGCCCACCGCCAGTGTGGCCTCTAGTCTCAGCAGCGCCCTAGTCCCGGCCCAGTCGGTCGCCGTCGCCACCCTCGATGCCAAGAGCCAGCCCAAGCGGCTGCACGTCTCCAACATACCGTTCCGCTTCCGGGATCCCGATCTGCGGGCCATGTTTGGG CAATTTGGCACCATTTTGGATGTGGAAATCATTTTCAACGAGCGCGGCAGCAAG GGATTCGGTTTTGTAACATTCGCTAACAGCAACGATGCAGAACGAGCACGCGAACGTCTACACGGCACCGTGGTTGAGGGACGCAAAATCGAG GTGAATAACGCCACTGCACGTGTACAAACCAAAAAAGTGACAACAGTACCCAACG TTGTACTGACCAAAGATGGTGCCATACCGGCCCCAGCTCTAG TCTGCGTACAATGGCCAGAAG GTTATCGCCTGCCGGTCGCCTGGCCGTTCCTGGGCGCCCCCGTTGGCGCCGGAGCCCCCGCCCTCACCCACCTCCAGCTGCCCGTCTCCATGCAGATGGCGCAAGCGCCGCAAGCGGTCGCGAGCGGTACAGCAGCGTCCTCGGCAACGGCAGCAGCGGCCGCCGCTCATGCAGCCGCTGCAGCGGCGGCCACGCCCATAATGCTCGCGCCACGCCCACCGCACACCGCTGTCCAAGCAGCAGCGACCACAGCAGCAACGACACGGCGGAG TGTATACTATGATCCCTTCTTAGCAGCCGCTGCATCCGCTGATCCAAATCTACGCTTCCAG GCAGCCAAACCGGTCACTGAAGTTCCAGCCGCTCAGCCAGCCGCCatattaaat CGCCGCACTGTGACTACGCTAAACAGTAACCCACATACGATCAACCGCATTCCGGTTCCACAGAATGTTTTG GCCACTGCTCCGCTGTTAAAGACACCGCTGTCTCAGGCCCAGCAGCAGGCGTACGCCACGGCGGCCACCACCTACACGGCGGTAGCCGCCCGAGCCTACGGAGCCGCTGCCGCAGCAGCCGCCCAGCCAGCCCTCGGCTACGCCACCGTAGCTGG ataTGCGCGCGAATATGCAGATCCTTATCTAGGACATGGCATTGGACCAGTTCCTGGATACGGG GCAACCATGTATCGCGGTGGCTTCAATCGTTTCACGCCATATTAA
- the LOC119553672 gene encoding polyglutamine-repeat protein pqn-41 isoform X2, producing the protein MSASAVEVNGNVPPVEFHMREHMVQAGVAPFPGAPAGYAAAPNPAAAAVAAAAAAQQQQQAQQQQQQQQQQQQAAQQQQQQQQVAGGPPTAADSLSMAVAAAAAKQAADPVTQMKTGNGEAAGSANNNNNNNTAGAAGAPGSAGGLTTEYSTGCGGGGASTANPVVVATSVSDVVNASLYMQQKTNLSTQTQTQYDYGYEYNGTRTSLAEPRVPGPIPHPLPLTNGHAMDMDQVQQPPEHQQHLQSSLPPQNVLSISTVLIANEAADSQQSSAMPNSGGGNTGGGGGGGGTPNSPLSSSPSSVAASQAGGCGLALNGSATEGSMSGDTSPVASGEPLLQTPPSLQQQQQQQQQQQQQQQPLLCSSPTSMQSAGTSVTGSSIASGTLAATSSSGVGLLPTTGLDSIANGGAAGCAVVPASTSQVIAHLNAAAAAASGIMSPTASVASSLSSALVPAQSVAVATLDAKSQPKRLHVSNIPFRFRDPDLRAMFGQFGTILDVEIIFNERGSKGFGFVTFANSNDAERARERLHGTVVEGRKIEVNNATARVQTKKVTTVPNVVLTKDGAIPAPALVCVQWPEAAVAAAMRGVAIQRGHVGVVGAAPYHHPHHPHHHPALLAASAAAAQQQQQRQLAAAAVATAAVAQQQQQQQAVAQQQQQQVVAAAQQQHHQQQQQQQQQQQQQQQAVQQQHQQQQQHQQQQQQQHAAAVAAAASHPHLHAAHAHAHAHAHGLGPQLAQLQAVAVPTAASNAAALQQSLAAAIQNPSGNPNAAAAAAYAARLSAATGATQSSQSAAAAAAAASMAASANAANNAAALHGFAPVYYDPFLAAAASADPNLRFQAAKPVTEVPAAQPAAILNRRTVTTLNSNPHTINRIPVPQNVLATAPLLKTPLSQAQQQAYATAATTYTAVAARAYGAAAAAAAQPALGYATVAGYAREYADPYLGHGIGPVPGYGATMYRGGFNRFTPY; encoded by the exons CACATGGTGCAGGCGGGCGTGGCGCCTTTCCCGGGCGCTCCGGCCGGCTATGCCGCTGCACCGAATCCCGCTGCAGCGGCTGTTGCAGCAGCTGCCGccgcccagcagcaacagcaggcccaacaacaacaacagcagcagcagcaacagcagcaggcggcccaacagcagcagcaacaacaacaggtGGCCGGAGGACCGCCCACCGCTGCCGACAGTTTGTCAATGgcggtggcggcggcggctgcCAAACAGGCTGCCGATCCAGTGACCCAAATGAAAACGGGTAATGGCGAGGCCGCAGGATctgccaacaacaacaataataacaacacAGCTGGGGCGGCAGGAGCGCCAGGATCCGCCGGAGGATTGACCACAGAATATTCAACTGGCTGTGGGGGCGGCGGTGCATCAACGGCCAATCCGGTGGTGGTGGCCACCAGTGTTTCCGACGTTGTCAATGCCTCGCTGTACATGCAACAGAAG ACAAATCTGTCAACACAAACACAGACACAGTACGACTATGGGTACGAGTACAATGGAACCAGAACCAGCCTTGCAGAACCAAGAGTCCCAGGTCCCATTCCGCATCCACTTCCACTGACAAATGGACATGCCATGGACATGGACCAAGTGCAGCAGCCACCAGAACACCAGCAGCATCTGCAATCATCGCTGCCCCCACAAAATGTGCTCAGCATA TCCACAGTATTGATCGCCAATGAGGCAGCAGATTCACAACAGAGCTCCGCCATGCCCAATTCTGGAGGCGGTAATactggcggcggcggcggaggcGGTGGCACGCCCAATTCACCGCTCAGCAGCTCCCCGTCCAGCGTAGCAGCCTCGCAGGCGGGCGGATGCGGACTGGCCCTGAACGGCAGTGCCACCGAGGGCAGTATGTCCGGGGACACATCGCCGGTGGCCAGTGGTGAACCGCTCCTGCAGACGCCGCCCTCCCtccaacaacagcagcagcagcaacagcagcagcagcagcaacagcaaccgcTCCTGTGCAGCAGTCCCACATCGATGCAATCGGCTGGCACTTCGGTGACAGGCAGCTCGATAGCATCCGGCACATTGGCGgccaccagcagcagcggcgTTGGACTCTTGCCCACCACCGGATTGGACAGTATCGCCAATGGTGGTGCAGCCGGCTGTGCCGTGGTGCCGGCCAGCACATCGCAGGTGATCGCCCACCTGAATGCAGCCGCCGCAGCGGCCAGCGGCATCATGTCGCCCACCGCCAGTGTGGCCTCTAGTCTCAGCAGCGCCCTAGTCCCGGCCCAGTCGGTCGCCGTCGCCACCCTCGATGCCAAGAGCCAGCCCAAGCGGCTGCACGTCTCCAACATACCGTTCCGCTTCCGGGATCCCGATCTGCGGGCCATGTTTGGG CAATTTGGCACCATTTTGGATGTGGAAATCATTTTCAACGAGCGCGGCAGCAAG GGATTCGGTTTTGTAACATTCGCTAACAGCAACGATGCAGAACGAGCACGCGAACGTCTACACGGCACCGTGGTTGAGGGACGCAAAATCGAG GTGAATAACGCCACTGCACGTGTACAAACCAAAAAAGTGACAACAGTACCCAACG TTGTACTGACCAAAGATGGTGCCATACCGGCCCCAGCTCTAG TCTGCGTACAATGGCCAGAAG CCGCCGTTGCCGCCGCAATGCGTGGAGTGGCCATCCAGCGCGGACACGTGGGCGTGGTCGGCGCCGCCCCCTACCATCATCCCCATCATCCGCATCACCATCCGGCGCTGCTGGCGgcctccgccgccgccgcccaacagcagcagcaacgccAACTGGCCGCCGCCGCCGTGGCCACAGCAGCAGTCgcccaacagcagcagcagcagcaggctgttgcccagcagcaacagcagcaggttGTTGCCGccgcacagcagcaacaccaccagcagcagcagcaacagcagcagcagcaacaacaacaacaacaggcagtgcagcagcaacaccagcagcagcagcaacaccaacagcagcaacaacagcaacatgcCGCCGCCGTCGCAGCTGCCGCTTCGCATCCGCATCTGCATGCCGCCCATGCCCATGCCCACGCCCACGCCCATGGTCTTGGCCCACAATTGGCGCAACTGCAGGCGGTAGCCGTGCCCACGGCCGCCAGCAATGCGGCGGCATTGCAGCAATCCCTGGCCGCCGCCATCCAGAATCCGAGCGGTAATCCCaatgctgccgctgccgccgcctaTGCCGCCCGTCTGTCGGCGGCCACGGGCGCCACACAATCGTCGCAATCggccgctgctgctgcggctgctgcttCCATGGCTGCGTCGGCCAATGCGGCCAACAATGCGGCCGCTTTGCATGGATTCGCGCC TGTATACTATGATCCCTTCTTAGCAGCCGCTGCATCCGCTGATCCAAATCTACGCTTCCAG GCAGCCAAACCGGTCACTGAAGTTCCAGCCGCTCAGCCAGCCGCCatattaaat CGCCGCACTGTGACTACGCTAAACAGTAACCCACATACGATCAACCGCATTCCGGTTCCACAGAATGTTTTG GCCACTGCTCCGCTGTTAAAGACACCGCTGTCTCAGGCCCAGCAGCAGGCGTACGCCACGGCGGCCACCACCTACACGGCGGTAGCCGCCCGAGCCTACGGAGCCGCTGCCGCAGCAGCCGCCCAGCCAGCCCTCGGCTACGCCACCGTAGCTGG ataTGCGCGCGAATATGCAGATCCTTATCTAGGACATGGCATTGGACCAGTTCCTGGATACGGG GCAACCATGTATCGCGGTGGCTTCAATCGTTTCACGCCATATTAA
- the LOC119553672 gene encoding AF4/FMR2 family member lilli isoform X10, with amino-acid sequence MSASAVEVNGNVPPVEFHMREHMVQAGVAPFPGAPAGYAAAPNPAAAAVAAAAAAQQQQQAQQQQQQQQQQQQAAQQQQQQQQVAGGPPTAADSLSMAVAAAAAKQAADPVTQMKTGNGEAAGSANNNNNNNTAGAAGAPGSAGGLTTEYSTGCGGGGASTANPVVVATSVSDVVNASLYMQQKTNLSTQTQTQYDYGYEYNGTRTSLAEPRVPGPIPHPLPLTNGHAMDMDQVQQPPEHQQHLQSSLPPQNVLSISTVLIANEAADSQQSSAMPNSGGGNTGGGGGGGGTPNSPLSSSPSSVAASQAGGCGLALNGSATEGSMSGDTSPVASGEPLLQTPPSLQQQQQQQQQQQQQQQPLLCSSPTSMQSAGTSVTGSSIASGTLAATSSSGVGLLPTTGLDSIANGGAAGCAVVPASTSQVIAHLNAAAAAASGIMSPTASVASSLSSALVPAQSVAVATLDAKSQPKRLHVSNIPFRFRDPDLRAMFGQFGTILDVEIIFNERGSKGFGFVTFANSNDAERARERLHGTVVEGRKIEVNNATARVQTKKVTTVPNVCVQWPEAAVAAAMRGVAIQRGHVGVVGAAPYHHPHHPHHHPALLAASAAAAQQQQQRQLAAAAVATAAVAQQQQQQQAVAQQQQQQVVAAAQQQHHQQQQQQQQQQQQQQQAVQQQHQQQQQHQQQQQQQHAAAVAAAASHPHLHAAHAHAHAHAHGLGPQLAQLQAVAVPTAASNAAALQQSLAAAIQNPSGNPNAAAAAAYAARLSAATGATQSSQSAAAAAAAASMAASANAANNAAALHGFAPVYYDPFLAAAASADPNLRFQATAPLLKTPLSQAQQQAYATAATTYTAVAARAYGAAAAAAAQPALGYATVAGYAREYADPYLGHGIGPVPGYGATMYRGGFNRFTPY; translated from the exons CACATGGTGCAGGCGGGCGTGGCGCCTTTCCCGGGCGCTCCGGCCGGCTATGCCGCTGCACCGAATCCCGCTGCAGCGGCTGTTGCAGCAGCTGCCGccgcccagcagcaacagcaggcccaacaacaacaacagcagcagcagcaacagcagcaggcggcccaacagcagcagcaacaacaacaggtGGCCGGAGGACCGCCCACCGCTGCCGACAGTTTGTCAATGgcggtggcggcggcggctgcCAAACAGGCTGCCGATCCAGTGACCCAAATGAAAACGGGTAATGGCGAGGCCGCAGGATctgccaacaacaacaataataacaacacAGCTGGGGCGGCAGGAGCGCCAGGATCCGCCGGAGGATTGACCACAGAATATTCAACTGGCTGTGGGGGCGGCGGTGCATCAACGGCCAATCCGGTGGTGGTGGCCACCAGTGTTTCCGACGTTGTCAATGCCTCGCTGTACATGCAACAGAAG ACAAATCTGTCAACACAAACACAGACACAGTACGACTATGGGTACGAGTACAATGGAACCAGAACCAGCCTTGCAGAACCAAGAGTCCCAGGTCCCATTCCGCATCCACTTCCACTGACAAATGGACATGCCATGGACATGGACCAAGTGCAGCAGCCACCAGAACACCAGCAGCATCTGCAATCATCGCTGCCCCCACAAAATGTGCTCAGCATA TCCACAGTATTGATCGCCAATGAGGCAGCAGATTCACAACAGAGCTCCGCCATGCCCAATTCTGGAGGCGGTAATactggcggcggcggcggaggcGGTGGCACGCCCAATTCACCGCTCAGCAGCTCCCCGTCCAGCGTAGCAGCCTCGCAGGCGGGCGGATGCGGACTGGCCCTGAACGGCAGTGCCACCGAGGGCAGTATGTCCGGGGACACATCGCCGGTGGCCAGTGGTGAACCGCTCCTGCAGACGCCGCCCTCCCtccaacaacagcagcagcagcaacagcagcagcagcagcaacagcaaccgcTCCTGTGCAGCAGTCCCACATCGATGCAATCGGCTGGCACTTCGGTGACAGGCAGCTCGATAGCATCCGGCACATTGGCGgccaccagcagcagcggcgTTGGACTCTTGCCCACCACCGGATTGGACAGTATCGCCAATGGTGGTGCAGCCGGCTGTGCCGTGGTGCCGGCCAGCACATCGCAGGTGATCGCCCACCTGAATGCAGCCGCCGCAGCGGCCAGCGGCATCATGTCGCCCACCGCCAGTGTGGCCTCTAGTCTCAGCAGCGCCCTAGTCCCGGCCCAGTCGGTCGCCGTCGCCACCCTCGATGCCAAGAGCCAGCCCAAGCGGCTGCACGTCTCCAACATACCGTTCCGCTTCCGGGATCCCGATCTGCGGGCCATGTTTGGG CAATTTGGCACCATTTTGGATGTGGAAATCATTTTCAACGAGCGCGGCAGCAAG GGATTCGGTTTTGTAACATTCGCTAACAGCAACGATGCAGAACGAGCACGCGAACGTCTACACGGCACCGTGGTTGAGGGACGCAAAATCGAG GTGAATAACGCCACTGCACGTGTACAAACCAAAAAAGTGACAACAGTACCCAACG TCTGCGTACAATGGCCAGAAG CCGCCGTTGCCGCCGCAATGCGTGGAGTGGCCATCCAGCGCGGACACGTGGGCGTGGTCGGCGCCGCCCCCTACCATCATCCCCATCATCCGCATCACCATCCGGCGCTGCTGGCGgcctccgccgccgccgcccaacagcagcagcaacgccAACTGGCCGCCGCCGCCGTGGCCACAGCAGCAGTCgcccaacagcagcagcagcagcaggctgttgcccagcagcaacagcagcaggttGTTGCCGccgcacagcagcaacaccaccagcagcagcagcaacagcagcagcagcaacaacaacaacaacaggcagtgcagcagcaacaccagcagcagcagcaacaccaacagcagcaacaacagcaacatgcCGCCGCCGTCGCAGCTGCCGCTTCGCATCCGCATCTGCATGCCGCCCATGCCCATGCCCACGCCCACGCCCATGGTCTTGGCCCACAATTGGCGCAACTGCAGGCGGTAGCCGTGCCCACGGCCGCCAGCAATGCGGCGGCATTGCAGCAATCCCTGGCCGCCGCCATCCAGAATCCGAGCGGTAATCCCaatgctgccgctgccgccgcctaTGCCGCCCGTCTGTCGGCGGCCACGGGCGCCACACAATCGTCGCAATCggccgctgctgctgcggctgctgcttCCATGGCTGCGTCGGCCAATGCGGCCAACAATGCGGCCGCTTTGCATGGATTCGCGCC TGTATACTATGATCCCTTCTTAGCAGCCGCTGCATCCGCTGATCCAAATCTACGCTTCCAG GCCACTGCTCCGCTGTTAAAGACACCGCTGTCTCAGGCCCAGCAGCAGGCGTACGCCACGGCGGCCACCACCTACACGGCGGTAGCCGCCCGAGCCTACGGAGCCGCTGCCGCAGCAGCCGCCCAGCCAGCCCTCGGCTACGCCACCGTAGCTGG ataTGCGCGCGAATATGCAGATCCTTATCTAGGACATGGCATTGGACCAGTTCCTGGATACGGG GCAACCATGTATCGCGGTGGCTTCAATCGTTTCACGCCATATTAA
- the LOC119553672 gene encoding AF4/FMR2 family member lilli isoform X8 yields the protein MSASAVEVNGNVPPVEFHMREHMVQAGVAPFPGAPAGYAAAPNPAAAAVAAAAAAQQQQQAQQQQQQQQQQQQAAQQQQQQQQVAGGPPTAADSLSMAVAAAAAKQAADPVTQMKTGNGEAAGSANNNNNNNTAGAAGAPGSAGGLTTEYSTGCGGGGASTANPVVVATSVSDVVNASLYMQQKTNLSTQTQTQYDYGYEYNGTRTSLAEPRVPGPIPHPLPLTNGHAMDMDQVQQPPEHQQHLQSSLPPQNVLSISTVLIANEAADSQQSSAMPNSGGGNTGGGGGGGGTPNSPLSSSPSSVAASQAGGCGLALNGSATEGSMSGDTSPVASGEPLLQTPPSLQQQQQQQQQQQQQQQPLLCSSPTSMQSAGTSVTGSSIASGTLAATSSSGVGLLPTTGLDSIANGGAAGCAVVPASTSQVIAHLNAAAAAASGIMSPTASVASSLSSALVPAQSVAVATLDAKSQPKRLHVSNIPFRFRDPDLRAMFGQFGTILDVEIIFNERGSKGFGFVTFANSNDAERARERLHGTVVEGRKIEVNNATARVQTKKVTTVPNVVLTKDGAIPAPALVCVQWPEAAVAAAMRGVAIQRGHVGVVGAAPYHHPHHPHHHPALLAASAAAAQQQQQRQLAAAAVATAAVAQQQQQQQAVAQQQQQQVVAAAQQQHHQQQQQQQQQQQQQQQAVQQQHQQQQQHQQQQQQQHAAAVAAAASHPHLHAAHAHAHAHAHGLGPQLAQLQAVAVPTAASNAAALQQSLAAAIQNPSGNPNAAAAAAYAARLSAATGATQSSQSAAAAAAAASMAASANAANNAAALHGFAPSSSSGESGQISVYYDPFLAAAASADPNLRFQATAPLLKTPLSQAQQQAYATAATTYTAVAARAYGAAAAAAAQPALGYATVAGYAREYADPYLGHGIGPVPGYGATMYRGGFNRFTPY from the exons CACATGGTGCAGGCGGGCGTGGCGCCTTTCCCGGGCGCTCCGGCCGGCTATGCCGCTGCACCGAATCCCGCTGCAGCGGCTGTTGCAGCAGCTGCCGccgcccagcagcaacagcaggcccaacaacaacaacagcagcagcagcaacagcagcaggcggcccaacagcagcagcaacaacaacaggtGGCCGGAGGACCGCCCACCGCTGCCGACAGTTTGTCAATGgcggtggcggcggcggctgcCAAACAGGCTGCCGATCCAGTGACCCAAATGAAAACGGGTAATGGCGAGGCCGCAGGATctgccaacaacaacaataataacaacacAGCTGGGGCGGCAGGAGCGCCAGGATCCGCCGGAGGATTGACCACAGAATATTCAACTGGCTGTGGGGGCGGCGGTGCATCAACGGCCAATCCGGTGGTGGTGGCCACCAGTGTTTCCGACGTTGTCAATGCCTCGCTGTACATGCAACAGAAG ACAAATCTGTCAACACAAACACAGACACAGTACGACTATGGGTACGAGTACAATGGAACCAGAACCAGCCTTGCAGAACCAAGAGTCCCAGGTCCCATTCCGCATCCACTTCCACTGACAAATGGACATGCCATGGACATGGACCAAGTGCAGCAGCCACCAGAACACCAGCAGCATCTGCAATCATCGCTGCCCCCACAAAATGTGCTCAGCATA TCCACAGTATTGATCGCCAATGAGGCAGCAGATTCACAACAGAGCTCCGCCATGCCCAATTCTGGAGGCGGTAATactggcggcggcggcggaggcGGTGGCACGCCCAATTCACCGCTCAGCAGCTCCCCGTCCAGCGTAGCAGCCTCGCAGGCGGGCGGATGCGGACTGGCCCTGAACGGCAGTGCCACCGAGGGCAGTATGTCCGGGGACACATCGCCGGTGGCCAGTGGTGAACCGCTCCTGCAGACGCCGCCCTCCCtccaacaacagcagcagcagcaacagcagcagcagcagcaacagcaaccgcTCCTGTGCAGCAGTCCCACATCGATGCAATCGGCTGGCACTTCGGTGACAGGCAGCTCGATAGCATCCGGCACATTGGCGgccaccagcagcagcggcgTTGGACTCTTGCCCACCACCGGATTGGACAGTATCGCCAATGGTGGTGCAGCCGGCTGTGCCGTGGTGCCGGCCAGCACATCGCAGGTGATCGCCCACCTGAATGCAGCCGCCGCAGCGGCCAGCGGCATCATGTCGCCCACCGCCAGTGTGGCCTCTAGTCTCAGCAGCGCCCTAGTCCCGGCCCAGTCGGTCGCCGTCGCCACCCTCGATGCCAAGAGCCAGCCCAAGCGGCTGCACGTCTCCAACATACCGTTCCGCTTCCGGGATCCCGATCTGCGGGCCATGTTTGGG CAATTTGGCACCATTTTGGATGTGGAAATCATTTTCAACGAGCGCGGCAGCAAG GGATTCGGTTTTGTAACATTCGCTAACAGCAACGATGCAGAACGAGCACGCGAACGTCTACACGGCACCGTGGTTGAGGGACGCAAAATCGAG GTGAATAACGCCACTGCACGTGTACAAACCAAAAAAGTGACAACAGTACCCAACG TTGTACTGACCAAAGATGGTGCCATACCGGCCCCAGCTCTAG TCTGCGTACAATGGCCAGAAG CCGCCGTTGCCGCCGCAATGCGTGGAGTGGCCATCCAGCGCGGACACGTGGGCGTGGTCGGCGCCGCCCCCTACCATCATCCCCATCATCCGCATCACCATCCGGCGCTGCTGGCGgcctccgccgccgccgcccaacagcagcagcaacgccAACTGGCCGCCGCCGCCGTGGCCACAGCAGCAGTCgcccaacagcagcagcagcagcaggctgttgcccagcagcaacagcagcaggttGTTGCCGccgcacagcagcaacaccaccagcagcagcagcaacagcagcagcagcaacaacaacaacaacaggcagtgcagcagcaacaccagcagcagcagcaacaccaacagcagcaacaacagcaacatgcCGCCGCCGTCGCAGCTGCCGCTTCGCATCCGCATCTGCATGCCGCCCATGCCCATGCCCACGCCCACGCCCATGGTCTTGGCCCACAATTGGCGCAACTGCAGGCGGTAGCCGTGCCCACGGCCGCCAGCAATGCGGCGGCATTGCAGCAATCCCTGGCCGCCGCCATCCAGAATCCGAGCGGTAATCCCaatgctgccgctgccgccgcctaTGCCGCCCGTCTGTCGGCGGCCACGGGCGCCACACAATCGTCGCAATCggccgctgctgctgcggctgctgcttCCATGGCTGCGTCGGCCAATGCGGCCAACAATGCGGCCGCTTTGCATGGATTCGCGCC TTCGTCATCAAGTGGGGAATCAGGTCAGATCAG TGTATACTATGATCCCTTCTTAGCAGCCGCTGCATCCGCTGATCCAAATCTACGCTTCCAG GCCACTGCTCCGCTGTTAAAGACACCGCTGTCTCAGGCCCAGCAGCAGGCGTACGCCACGGCGGCCACCACCTACACGGCGGTAGCCGCCCGAGCCTACGGAGCCGCTGCCGCAGCAGCCGCCCAGCCAGCCCTCGGCTACGCCACCGTAGCTGG ataTGCGCGCGAATATGCAGATCCTTATCTAGGACATGGCATTGGACCAGTTCCTGGATACGGG GCAACCATGTATCGCGGTGGCTTCAATCGTTTCACGCCATATTAA